The Cellulomonas sp. P24 genome contains a region encoding:
- the istA gene encoding IS21 family transposase, translating into MMSVEDWAEIRRLHRVEGMAIKAIARRLGVSRNAVRRALAHDAPPKYVREPRGSIVDAVEPKVRELLRAVPDMPATVIAERIGWDRSITVLKDRIRELRPYYLPPDPATRTSYDPGQRVQCDLWFPPAPIPVGFGHVACPPVLVMVAGYSRMIFAVMVPTRQAEDLIAGHWSVLQAMGGVPAQLVWDNEPAVGAWRAGKPKLADQFEAFRGTLGISVHQCRPRDPEAKGLVERVNGYFETSFLPGRTFTGPGDFNTQLTDWLVQANGRHHRSLGARPADRWAADAAAMLALPPVAPQLGWSATVRLPRDHYVRLDSNDYSVDPVAVGRKVVVTADLATVTVRLGTKVVAAHERCWARQQTITDPAHRAAALALSFAAAHRPAAPRMQEVEQRNLGDYDQVFGLAEVMAR; encoded by the coding sequence GTGATGAGCGTGGAGGACTGGGCGGAGATCCGTCGGTTGCACCGGGTCGAGGGGATGGCGATCAAGGCGATCGCGCGTCGGCTGGGTGTCTCGAGGAACGCGGTGCGCCGGGCGTTGGCCCATGACGCCCCGCCGAAGTATGTCCGAGAGCCCAGGGGCTCGATCGTCGACGCGGTCGAGCCCAAGGTTCGCGAGCTGCTGCGGGCGGTCCCGGACATGCCGGCGACGGTGATCGCCGAGCGGATCGGGTGGGACCGGTCGATCACGGTCCTCAAGGACCGGATCCGTGAGCTGCGTCCGTACTACCTGCCCCCGGACCCGGCGACGCGGACCTCCTACGACCCGGGTCAGCGGGTCCAGTGCGACCTGTGGTTCCCGCCGGCGCCGATCCCGGTCGGGTTCGGGCACGTCGCCTGTCCGCCGGTGCTGGTGATGGTCGCGGGCTACTCGCGGATGATCTTCGCGGTCATGGTCCCGACCCGTCAGGCCGAGGACCTGATCGCCGGGCACTGGTCGGTGCTGCAGGCGATGGGCGGGGTTCCGGCTCAGCTGGTCTGGGACAACGAGCCCGCGGTGGGGGCCTGGCGGGCCGGCAAGCCCAAGCTCGCCGATCAGTTCGAGGCGTTCCGCGGGACGTTGGGCATCTCGGTGCACCAGTGCCGCCCGCGGGACCCGGAGGCCAAGGGTCTGGTCGAGCGGGTCAACGGCTACTTCGAGACCTCGTTCCTGCCCGGGCGGACCTTCACCGGCCCGGGTGACTTCAACACCCAGCTGACCGACTGGCTGGTGCAGGCGAACGGGCGCCATCACCGGTCGCTGGGTGCTCGTCCGGCTGACCGGTGGGCCGCCGACGCCGCCGCGATGCTCGCCTTGCCGCCCGTGGCCCCGCAGCTCGGCTGGTCGGCGACCGTCCGCCTGCCCCGGGACCACTACGTCCGGTTGGACTCCAACGACTACTCCGTGGACCCGGTCGCGGTCGGCCGCAAGGTCGTGGTGACCGCTGACCTGGCCACCGTGACCGTCCGCCTGGGCACCAAGGTCGTCGCGGCCCATGAGCGGTGCTGGGCCCGTCAGCAGACCATCACCGATCCCGCCCACCGGGCCGCTGCCCTGGCGTTGTCGTTCGCGGCGGCCCACCGGCCGGCGGCCCCACGGATGCAAGAGGTCGAGCAACGGAACCTGGGCGACTACGACCAGGTGTTCGGGCTGGCCGAGGTGATGGCCCGATGA
- the istB gene encoding IS21-like element helper ATPase IstB encodes MSATQTRDVTAELAFLTRALKAPTLRDAVDRLAERARAESWTHEEFLAACLGREVAARETHGGEGRIRAARFPGRKSLEDFDFDHARGLKRDLIAHLGTLDFVAARENVVFLGPPGTGKTHLATGIAIRACQAGHRVLFATASEWVDRLATAHHDGRLQDELRRLGRYPLLVIDEVGYIPFEPEAANLFFQLVSARYERASLIVTSNKPFGRWGEVFGDDTVAAAMIDRLVHHAEVIALKGDSYRLKNRDLGRAPGPTDD; translated from the coding sequence ATGAGCGCGACCCAGACCCGCGACGTCACCGCCGAGCTCGCGTTCTTGACCCGCGCGTTGAAGGCGCCCACGTTGCGTGACGCGGTCGACCGCCTCGCCGAACGGGCCCGCGCGGAGTCCTGGACCCACGAGGAGTTCCTCGCGGCGTGTCTGGGCCGCGAGGTCGCCGCCCGTGAGACCCACGGCGGGGAAGGGCGCATCCGCGCCGCCCGGTTCCCCGGACGCAAGTCCCTGGAGGACTTCGACTTCGACCACGCCCGCGGCCTCAAACGCGACCTGATCGCCCACCTGGGGACCTTGGACTTCGTCGCCGCCCGGGAGAACGTCGTGTTCCTCGGCCCGCCCGGGACCGGCAAGACCCACCTGGCCACCGGCATCGCGATCCGCGCCTGCCAAGCCGGCCACCGCGTCCTGTTCGCGACCGCCTCGGAATGGGTCGACCGCCTCGCGACCGCCCACCACGACGGGCGCCTGCAAGACGAGCTCCGCCGCCTGGGCCGCTACCCCCTGCTGGTCATCGACGAGGTCGGCTACATCCCCTTCGAACCCGAAGCCGCGAACCTGTTCTTCCAGCTCGTCTCAGCCCGCTACGAACGAGCCTCCCTGATCGTCACGTCCAACAAGCCCTTCGGCCGCTGGGGCGAGGTCTTCGGCGACGACACCGTCGCCGCCGCCATGATCGACCGCCTCGTCCACCACGCCGAAGTCATCGCCCTCAAAGGCGACTCCTACCGCCTGAAGAACCGCGACCTCGGCCGGGCACCAGGCCCGACCGACGACTGA
- a CDS encoding TIGR04053 family radical SAM/SPASM domain-containing protein, with protein sequence MTAVEVTDRSIRHLRHDTSERPFIVIWEVTRACQLVCTHCRADAIRTRSPLELSTREGRALLDDLASFGAPRPLVVLTGGDPFERPDLPELVAHGTSLGLSMALSPSVTARLTRAVLVELHDAGAKAVSLSLDGATAHTHDAFRGIDGVFGATLDAARTVRDIGFRLQINTTVTRGNVHELPQILQSVLTLGASLWSVFFLVPTGRGKNLEALDADEAEEVLHWLHDVSALVAIKTTEAPHFRRVAMQRAGVPELDDAFPVGPLRSRLRAATAELFDGREPVRRHPRAPLDVNSGRGFAFVDHVGVVYPSGFLPVAAGSVRDKPFPRIYRESELLKRCGTPMVSVADVDAASSATSVVGPALMPTP encoded by the coding sequence ATGACGGCCGTCGAGGTCACCGATCGGTCCATACGCCACCTGCGCCACGACACGTCCGAGCGGCCGTTCATCGTCATCTGGGAGGTCACGCGCGCCTGCCAGCTCGTCTGCACCCACTGCCGGGCCGACGCGATCCGCACCCGCAGCCCCCTCGAGCTCTCGACCCGCGAGGGCCGGGCTCTCCTCGACGACCTGGCGTCCTTCGGCGCACCCCGACCCCTCGTCGTCCTGACCGGAGGTGACCCCTTCGAAAGACCGGACCTCCCCGAGCTCGTCGCGCACGGCACAAGCCTCGGCCTGAGCATGGCGCTGTCCCCATCGGTGACCGCGCGTCTCACTCGGGCTGTCCTCGTCGAGCTGCACGACGCCGGCGCGAAGGCCGTCTCGCTGTCCCTGGATGGAGCCACCGCGCACACTCACGACGCGTTCCGGGGCATCGACGGCGTGTTCGGCGCCACCCTGGACGCGGCACGCACCGTGCGTGACATCGGTTTCCGCCTGCAGATCAACACGACGGTCACGCGCGGCAACGTGCATGAGCTGCCCCAGATCCTGCAGTCCGTCCTCACTCTCGGCGCCTCCCTGTGGAGCGTGTTCTTCCTGGTCCCCACCGGTCGGGGCAAGAACCTCGAGGCGCTGGACGCCGACGAAGCGGAAGAGGTCCTGCACTGGCTGCACGACGTGTCGGCGCTCGTCGCGATCAAGACGACCGAGGCGCCGCACTTCCGCCGCGTGGCGATGCAGCGTGCCGGTGTGCCCGAGCTCGACGACGCGTTCCCGGTCGGCCCGCTGCGCTCGAGGCTCAGGGCCGCCACCGCCGAGCTCTTCGACGGGCGTGAACCCGTCCGCCGGCACCCGCGCGCGCCGCTCGACGTTAACTCCGGGCGAGGTTTCGCCTTCGTCGACCACGTCGGAGTCGTCTACCCGAGCGGATTCCTGCCTGTCGCCGCAGGGTCGGTGCGCGACAAGCCGTTCCCCCGGATCTACCGGGAGTCGGAGCTGCTCAAGCGCTGCGGCACCCCGATGGTTTCGGTGGCCGATGTGGACGCTGCGAGTTCCGCAACGTCTGTGGTGGGTCCCGCTCTCATGCCTACGCCGTGA
- a CDS encoding nitrate/nitrite transporter, which translates to MTALPQTRDALGLRARVRGTRDQAMWLATLGFFGGFAGVSVFGPLVPKFKDLLDLSPFAAGMLAAIPALTGSLLRIPFGAAVERAGGRKPFVALLLVTNLGMIGLLVLLATAYPDSMTGTYPLLLLLGALIGCGIATFSVGIGQVSYWFPRKNQGGALGVYAGLGNTSPGLSSLLLPMAVGAMGMLGAYSVWFAILLTVTLVYWVFIKDAPWFQLKSQGLAVPADQIADLGGGEFAPTGGAWSGLKLAARIPATWMLVFFYFLSFGGFLAFTSWLPTFWSSMYGTSLAQAGVLTATFSLLSALIRVPGGLLSDRISIRYALPGNFLLMLAGSLVLSFSETFAVSLVATLAVAAGMGLQNAIVFKLLPRYVPDAVGGASGWIGGLGALGGFVIPPVMGVVTGMVGGTAGYARGFLPFAALVILALPVVTVLSRWSARNGHGIG; encoded by the coding sequence ATGACGGCACTCCCGCAGACACGTGATGCGCTCGGGCTCCGAGCGCGCGTCAGAGGCACTCGCGATCAGGCGATGTGGCTCGCGACTCTCGGCTTCTTCGGCGGCTTCGCTGGGGTCTCGGTATTCGGCCCCCTGGTCCCCAAGTTCAAGGATCTGCTCGACCTCAGCCCCTTCGCTGCGGGCATGCTCGCCGCGATCCCCGCCCTGACCGGCTCGCTTCTGCGCATCCCGTTCGGTGCAGCGGTCGAACGTGCCGGGGGACGCAAGCCCTTCGTCGCCCTGCTCCTGGTCACCAACCTAGGGATGATCGGGCTGCTCGTCCTGCTGGCCACCGCCTACCCGGACTCGATGACCGGCACCTACCCGCTGCTGCTGCTGCTCGGCGCGTTGATCGGGTGCGGCATCGCCACCTTCTCGGTCGGGATCGGTCAGGTGTCCTACTGGTTCCCGCGGAAGAACCAAGGCGGTGCGCTCGGCGTCTACGCCGGACTCGGCAACACGAGCCCCGGACTGTCCAGCCTTCTCCTTCCGATGGCTGTCGGCGCCATGGGAATGCTCGGTGCCTACAGCGTGTGGTTCGCGATCCTCCTGACGGTGACTCTCGTCTACTGGGTGTTCATCAAGGACGCGCCGTGGTTCCAGCTCAAGAGTCAAGGGCTGGCCGTCCCCGCCGACCAGATCGCGGACCTCGGAGGGGGGGAGTTCGCACCCACGGGCGGCGCCTGGTCCGGGCTCAAGCTCGCGGCGCGCATCCCCGCGACGTGGATGCTCGTGTTCTTCTACTTCCTGTCCTTCGGCGGGTTCCTCGCCTTCACCTCCTGGCTCCCGACGTTCTGGTCATCGATGTACGGCACCTCGCTGGCGCAGGCCGGTGTCCTGACCGCGACGTTCTCGCTGCTGTCCGCGCTCATCCGGGTGCCCGGAGGGCTGCTCTCCGATCGGATCTCCATCCGGTACGCCCTGCCCGGGAACTTCCTGCTGATGCTCGCCGGGAGCCTCGTGCTCTCGTTCTCCGAGACGTTCGCTGTCTCGCTGGTCGCGACGCTGGCGGTCGCTGCGGGGATGGGCCTGCAGAACGCCATCGTCTTCAAGCTCCTGCCCCGCTACGTCCCGGACGCCGTCGGAGGAGCATCCGGATGGATCGGCGGTCTCGGTGCTCTCGGAGGCTTCGTCATCCCGCCCGTCATGGGTGTCGTCACCGGAATGGTCGGCGGCACAGCGGGCTACGCCCGCGGGTTCTTGCCGTTCGCCGCGCTGGTCATACTCGCCCTACCCGTCGTCACCGTCCTGAGCCGCTGGAGCGCGCGGAACGGCCACGGGATCGGATGA
- a CDS encoding nitrate reductase subunit alpha, with protein MDDEVTEALLKTRRYFQKAEVSDDLRTLHQIGGRDADTFYRDRWSHDKVVRSTHGVNCTGSCSWKVYVKDGIITWETQQTDYPSTGPDRPEYEPRGCPRGAAFSWYTYSPTRVRYPYVRGVLLEMYREARARTGEPVAAWADIMTDPERSRRYKAARGKGGLVRATWDEAVEMIAAAHVHTIKEHGPDRIAGFSPIPAMSMVSHGVGSRFYSLIGGAMLSFYDWYADLPVASPQVFGDQTDVPESGDWWDAGYLIMWGSNVPVTRTPDAHWMVEARYRGQKVIAVSPDYADNVKFADEWLAPAPGTDGALAMAMGHVVLKEFFVDRTTPYFQDYVRSFSDLPFLVTLEKAGDTYVPAKFLTAADLGETSENAQFKTVLIDDATGEAVVPNGSLGFRYGDEGEGRWNLELGDTVPRLSADGAGSGVAAIDLPRFDAVDGSAGAITRGVPTRLVAGKLVTTVYDLLLAQYGVGREGLPGTWPTGYDDASSPCTPAWQETITGVPAAKAEKIGREFAANAEESRGRSMIIMGAGVNHWFHADTIYRAFLTLTTLCGTQGVNGGGWAHYVGQEKVRPLTGFTQYANALDWSRPPRHMIQTAYWYLHTDQFRYDTFSADALSSNHRAGEKPGAFGGMSTVDVLAQSARLGWMPSYPTFDRSSLALADDAEAAGVPVDQYVPSALKDGSLKFAGEDPDAPENYPRLLTVWRSNLLGSSGKGNEYFLKHLLGTDHAVRATEAEVVDRPRDVTWREDAPVGKLDLLLTLDFRMTSTTLFSDIVLPAATWYEKYDLSSTDMHPFVHSFNPAISPPWQTRTDFDAFHTIARAFSTMAAEHLGVRKDVVAMPLLHDTPDAMATPSGRVLDWKFGECEPIPGKTMPKLIVVERDYGAIADKLGALGPLADTLGATTKGITYDLTKPIEYLGHKNGRVRGGVADGRPSLQRDIHVCEAILAQSGTTNGHLATAGFRTLEKRTGRRLADLASENEGKQVTFADTQAAPTPVLTSPEWSGSETGGRRYSPFTINVERLKPWHTLTGRMHFFLDHDWMTELGEQLPVFRPPLNMTALFHEPELGDTGELGITVRYLTPHSKWSIHSEYQDNLLMLSLSRGGPGIWMSEKDAAKIGVKDNDWIEAVNRNGVVVARAIVSHRMPEGTVYMYHAQDRLIDVPKTETSGKRGGIHNSLTRILMKPSHLIGGYAQLTFAFNYLGPTGNQRDEVTVIRRRAQEVAY; from the coding sequence ATGGACGACGAGGTCACCGAAGCGCTGCTCAAGACGCGCCGGTACTTCCAGAAGGCGGAGGTGTCCGACGACCTGCGGACCCTTCATCAGATCGGCGGCCGGGACGCGGACACCTTCTACCGCGACCGCTGGAGCCACGACAAGGTCGTCCGCTCGACGCACGGGGTCAACTGCACCGGGTCATGCTCATGGAAGGTGTACGTCAAGGACGGCATCATCACCTGGGAGACCCAGCAGACCGACTACCCCTCCACCGGCCCTGACCGTCCCGAGTACGAGCCGCGAGGCTGCCCCCGAGGCGCCGCGTTCTCCTGGTACACCTACTCCCCCACCCGGGTGCGCTACCCGTACGTCCGCGGCGTGCTGCTCGAGATGTACCGCGAGGCGAGGGCACGCACCGGGGAGCCGGTGGCGGCATGGGCCGACATCATGACTGACCCTGAGCGCTCCCGCCGCTACAAGGCGGCCCGCGGAAAGGGTGGGCTGGTGCGCGCCACCTGGGACGAGGCGGTCGAGATGATCGCGGCGGCCCACGTGCACACGATCAAGGAGCACGGTCCCGACCGGATCGCCGGCTTCTCCCCGATCCCTGCGATGTCGATGGTCTCGCACGGGGTCGGCTCGCGGTTCTACTCGCTGATCGGCGGCGCGATGCTGTCGTTCTACGACTGGTACGCGGACCTCCCGGTCGCCTCGCCGCAGGTGTTCGGCGACCAGACCGACGTCCCGGAGTCGGGTGACTGGTGGGACGCCGGGTACCTGATCATGTGGGGCTCGAACGTCCCGGTGACCCGCACCCCGGACGCGCACTGGATGGTCGAGGCGCGCTACCGCGGGCAGAAGGTCATCGCGGTGTCGCCCGACTACGCCGACAACGTCAAGTTCGCCGACGAGTGGCTCGCCCCGGCGCCGGGGACCGACGGTGCGCTCGCGATGGCCATGGGGCACGTCGTCCTGAAGGAGTTCTTCGTCGACCGGACGACCCCGTACTTCCAGGACTACGTCCGGTCGTTCAGCGACCTGCCGTTCCTGGTGACTCTCGAGAAGGCCGGCGACACCTACGTCCCCGCCAAGTTTCTCACCGCCGCGGACCTCGGCGAGACGTCCGAGAACGCCCAGTTCAAGACCGTCCTGATCGACGACGCGACCGGCGAGGCCGTCGTGCCCAACGGCTCGCTCGGGTTCCGGTACGGCGACGAGGGTGAGGGCCGGTGGAACCTCGAGCTCGGTGACACCGTCCCGCGCCTGAGTGCCGACGGCGCGGGGTCGGGGGTCGCCGCGATCGACCTCCCCCGCTTCGACGCGGTCGACGGCTCCGCCGGGGCTATCACCCGGGGGGTACCCACGCGCCTCGTCGCCGGGAAGCTCGTCACCACCGTCTACGACCTGCTGCTCGCGCAGTACGGCGTCGGACGCGAGGGCCTGCCGGGGACGTGGCCCACCGGGTACGACGACGCGTCGTCGCCGTGCACGCCCGCCTGGCAGGAGACGATCACCGGTGTCCCGGCCGCGAAGGCCGAGAAGATCGGGCGGGAGTTCGCCGCGAATGCCGAGGAGTCGCGCGGGCGCTCGATGATCATCATGGGCGCCGGCGTCAACCACTGGTTCCACGCCGACACGATCTACCGCGCCTTCCTGACGCTGACGACGCTGTGCGGCACCCAGGGCGTCAACGGTGGCGGGTGGGCGCACTACGTCGGCCAGGAGAAGGTCCGCCCGCTCACCGGGTTCACCCAGTACGCGAACGCGCTCGACTGGTCGCGCCCGCCGCGCCACATGATCCAGACCGCGTACTGGTACCTGCACACCGACCAGTTCCGCTACGACACGTTCAGCGCCGACGCGCTGTCCTCGAACCACCGGGCCGGCGAGAAGCCCGGCGCGTTCGGCGGGATGTCCACCGTCGACGTGCTCGCGCAGTCGGCGCGCCTGGGTTGGATGCCGTCGTACCCGACGTTCGACCGCAGCTCGCTAGCGCTGGCCGACGACGCCGAAGCCGCCGGCGTTCCGGTGGACCAGTACGTGCCGTCCGCGCTCAAGGACGGCAGCCTGAAGTTCGCCGGCGAGGACCCGGACGCCCCGGAGAACTACCCGAGGCTCCTGACGGTCTGGCGCTCGAACCTGCTGGGCAGCTCGGGGAAGGGCAACGAGTACTTCCTCAAGCACCTGCTCGGGACCGACCATGCCGTGCGCGCGACCGAGGCGGAGGTCGTCGACCGACCGCGGGATGTCACCTGGCGCGAGGACGCCCCGGTGGGCAAGCTCGACCTGCTGCTCACGCTCGACTTCCGGATGACGAGCACGACGCTGTTCTCGGACATCGTGCTCCCAGCAGCGACCTGGTACGAGAAGTACGACCTCTCCAGCACCGACATGCACCCGTTCGTGCACTCGTTCAACCCGGCGATCTCCCCGCCGTGGCAGACCCGTACTGATTTCGATGCCTTCCATACGATCGCGCGGGCCTTCTCGACGATGGCGGCCGAGCACCTCGGGGTCCGCAAGGACGTCGTCGCGATGCCGCTCCTGCACGACACCCCGGACGCGATGGCGACCCCGTCGGGCCGGGTGCTGGACTGGAAGTTCGGCGAGTGCGAGCCGATCCCCGGCAAGACGATGCCGAAGCTGATCGTCGTCGAGCGCGACTACGGTGCGATCGCCGACAAGCTGGGCGCGCTCGGGCCACTGGCCGACACGCTCGGGGCGACCACCAAGGGGATCACCTACGACCTGACCAAGCCGATCGAGTATCTCGGGCACAAGAACGGTCGGGTGCGCGGCGGCGTCGCCGACGGCCGGCCGTCGCTCCAGCGCGACATCCACGTGTGCGAGGCGATCCTCGCGCAGTCCGGAACCACGAACGGTCACCTCGCCACGGCCGGGTTCCGCACGCTCGAGAAGCGCACGGGTCGCCGGCTGGCCGACCTCGCGTCGGAGAACGAGGGCAAGCAGGTCACCTTCGCCGACACCCAGGCCGCGCCCACCCCGGTGCTGACGTCCCCCGAGTGGTCTGGCTCGGAGACGGGCGGCCGGCGCTACTCGCCGTTCACGATCAACGTCGAACGCCTCAAGCCGTGGCACACCCTGACGGGCCGGATGCACTTCTTCCTCGACCACGACTGGATGACCGAGCTCGGCGAGCAGCTCCCGGTCTTCCGGCCGCCGCTCAACATGACGGCGCTGTTCCACGAGCCCGAGCTCGGCGACACCGGTGAGCTCGGCATCACCGTGCGGTACCTGACCCCGCACAGCAAGTGGTCCATCCACTCGGAGTACCAGGACAACCTGCTGATGCTGAGCCTGTCCCGCGGCGGTCCCGGCATCTGGATGAGCGAGAAGGACGCCGCGAAGATCGGCGTGAAGGACAACGACTGGATCGAGGCGGTCAACCGCAACGGTGTCGTGGTGGCCCGCGCGATCGTCTCGCACCGGATGCCCGAGGGCACCGTGTACATGTACCACGCGCAGGACCGCCTGATCGATGTCCCCAAGACGGAGACCTCCGGCAAACGCGGCGGGATCCACAACTCGCTGACCAGGATCCTCATGAAGCCGAGCCACCTGATCGGCGGGTACGCGCAGCTGACCTTCGCGTTCAACTACCTCGGACCGACCGGCAACCAGCGCGATGAGGTGACGGTTATTCGCCGTCGCGCCCAGGAGGTGGCGTACTGA
- the narJ gene encoding nitrate reductase molybdenum cofactor assembly chaperone: MSPLAGRRADKRTRAHALDLRQRAVVHRVAGLVLEYPTDELIARLGDLRAAVAGLPDPARSALSGVLDHLGSTSVPQLAVGYVESFDMRRRACLYLTYYGHGDTRQRGVALLGFKQAYRAAGLELTEEELPDHLCVLLEFSATHDVEVGTRLLLDHRAGLEVLRLALIDAGSPYAGALVAVCSTLPPLVGEEREAVARLAAEGPPDESVGLEPYGMPGLAEARS, from the coding sequence ATGAGCCCGCTGGCAGGAAGGCGCGCCGACAAGCGCACGCGTGCCCACGCCCTCGACCTCCGGCAGCGCGCCGTCGTGCATCGGGTGGCGGGACTCGTGCTCGAGTACCCCACCGACGAGCTGATCGCGCGCCTCGGGGACCTTCGCGCTGCTGTCGCCGGGCTTCCGGACCCGGCCCGGTCGGCGCTGTCCGGCGTCCTTGACCACCTGGGGAGCACGTCCGTCCCTCAGCTCGCTGTCGGCTACGTCGAGTCGTTCGACATGCGTCGGCGCGCCTGCCTGTATCTCACGTACTACGGGCACGGCGATACCCGCCAACGTGGGGTCGCCCTGCTCGGCTTCAAGCAGGCCTATCGCGCCGCCGGTCTGGAGCTGACCGAGGAGGAGCTGCCCGACCACCTGTGCGTGCTCCTGGAGTTCTCCGCCACGCATGACGTCGAGGTCGGCACGCGACTGCTCCTTGACCACCGTGCCGGTCTGGAGGTGCTGCGCCTCGCGCTCATCGACGCCGGCTCCCCGTATGCCGGTGCACTGGTTGCCGTCTGCTCGACGTTGCCACCGCTCGTCGGCGAGGAGCGCGAGGCCGTCGCCCGCCTGGCAGCGGAGGGACCGCCGGACGAGTCGGTCGGTCTCGAGCCGTATGGGATGCCCGGTCTCGCGGAGGCCCGCTCATGA
- the narI gene encoding respiratory nitrate reductase subunit gamma translates to MTSTRDIVLWVVLPYVCLAVFVGGHAWRYRYDKFGWTTRSSQLYESRLLRWGSPLFHFGILAVFAGHVMGLGVPETWTSAVGISEGMYHFMAISIGAVAGLATVVGMALLIYRRRTNGPVFGATTRMDKLMYLMLGLVVALGMWNTIAGSMLHTYGAYDYRLGVSVWFRGIFTFQLHPELMAAAPFSFQAHGTVAMLLFALWPFTRLVHVFSVPFFYLWRPYVVYRSKPERFGARAPRRGWERSERSLR, encoded by the coding sequence ATGACGTCGACCCGGGACATCGTGCTGTGGGTCGTCCTGCCCTACGTGTGCCTTGCCGTGTTCGTCGGCGGCCACGCGTGGCGGTACCGCTACGACAAGTTCGGCTGGACGACGCGATCGTCCCAGCTCTATGAGAGCCGTCTGCTGCGCTGGGGTAGCCCGCTGTTCCACTTCGGGATCCTCGCGGTCTTCGCCGGGCACGTGATGGGACTCGGTGTCCCGGAGACCTGGACCTCGGCGGTCGGGATCTCGGAGGGGATGTATCACTTCATGGCCATCAGCATCGGCGCGGTGGCCGGACTGGCCACCGTCGTCGGCATGGCGTTGCTGATCTACCGTCGGCGGACCAACGGCCCGGTCTTCGGTGCGACGACCCGGATGGACAAGCTGATGTACCTGATGCTCGGCCTCGTCGTGGCGCTGGGGATGTGGAACACGATCGCCGGCTCGATGCTGCACACGTACGGGGCGTACGACTACCGCCTCGGGGTATCGGTGTGGTTCCGCGGCATCTTCACCTTCCAGCTCCACCCGGAGCTGATGGCGGCCGCACCGTTCAGCTTCCAGGCTCATGGGACGGTCGCGATGCTGCTGTTCGCGCTGTGGCCGTTCACCCGGCTCGTGCACGTGTTCAGCGTGCCGTTCTTCTACCTGTGGCGTCCCTACGTCGTCTACCGCAGCAAGCCTGAGCGATTCGGCGCACGCGCACCCCGACGGGGCTGGGAGCGGAGCGAACGCTCGCTCCGGTGA